The genomic window TTATATTGACGACGATCAAGTGGCATTCTCTCATTCCAAATAGCCTAGCGTGTTTTACGTCACCGTGTGAACCACGTCCTAGTGGAGTCAGACAGGATCAGGGAAGCTTTGGTTGTCTGTGCACCGTGGTGCGGCGAGGCACTGACGACCGCCCTCCTGTCTGTTTCTGACCGCGTAGGTCCCCCTCTCCCGAGCCCATCTACAACAGCGAGGGCAAGAGGCTGAACACCCGCGAGTACCGCACCCGcaagaagctggaggaggagcgccACTCGCTCATCACGGAGATGGTCGGCCTCAACCCAGAGTTCAAGCCCCCCGCGGACTACAAGTACGTAGCCGGCCGCCCCTGCCCCTTGTAgacatgttgtttgtgttatggGAGTGGATGTGCTACAAGCTAAGCGTTAAGTGTTAAAATGGTACGAGTTTGCTTTCTGAGGAGCTTCTGTGTGCGGAACAGTTATTGGATTGATTACGGTTCTCCACACTTGACCAGAGAACTGCTAAAATCTCGGCGCAAGTTTGCCAGCTGAAGGATGCCACCCCATGCATTCCGTTgagaaaaaatatgaatgttgaTGCTTGTTCACTCTCTAAGATGTTAGACTAACCAGTAGTTCCATTATTGTTGAGCTTTTTCTAACTGTTATACGTCCTTCTGCATCATACCGTTGTGTTCTCTGTCCCCAGACCCCCGGCGACCAGAGTCAACGACAAAGTCATGATCCCCCAGGATGAATACCCTGAGATCAACTTTGTGGGGCTGTTGATTGGACCTCGGTAAGTCGCATCATTAGGGCTCTGCGCTTGTTTCCCATGAGCAGCGTGACCAtaattaaacattatttttccTACCGTTTTTCGCCGTATTTTTAGTCGCCTAACGTTAagcctccttcccccccccccccccccccttttgttTATGTGTTCAGTGGTAACACCCTGAAGAACATCGAGAAGGAGTGCTGCGCCAAGATCATGATCCGCGGCAAGGGCTCCGTGAAGGAGGGCAAGGTGGGCCGCAAGGACGGGCAGATGCTGCCCGGGGAGGACGAGCCGTTGCACGCCCTGGTCACAGCCAACACCATGGAGAACGTCAAGAAGGCCGTGGAGCAAGTGAGTTCGGCACCATCCCCGTGGCGGGCATTGGGGCGAGGTGCATGCAATATTATAGGCGTCTGTTTTAAAGAAATCGTACCTTCTTTGAATAACTAGCAAATGGTCCAGACTTGGACCATTTGCTAGTTATTTAAAGTATGTATAGTTTCTTTACCACAGACCTCCTTTCGAATTAGAAAGGCGTCTGTTGTAAGGAAACCATACCTTCTTTAAATGATTAGATAATGGTCCATTCTTGAGCCATTTGCTAGTTATTTTGAAGGAGTTATCGTTTCTTTACTACAAACGTCTGAAAAAATCTATAGGCGTCTTTTGTAAAGAAACCATACCTTCTTTAAATACCTAGAAAACGGTCCAAGTATTGTCTAAAAATGTCTGGGTCATCTATTAAGGATTGGGTGATGTTTTTGGTTCTCTGCGGGACTCTTTAACGATGAATGAAGTGCTACGGTGTCTATGCGCGCCAGTGCCTGCCcctgggcggtgtgtgtgcacacagtcGAGGCGGGCTGCTGCGGTGAGGTCTAACAGCGTAGTGTTTCCGTGGTAGATCCGCAACATCCTGAAGCAGGGCATCGAGACGCCAGAGGACCAGAACGACCTGAGGAAGATGCAGCTCCGCGAGCTGGCCCGGCTCAACGGCACGCTGCGAGAGGACGACAACAGGTTAGCCATGGCGTTCCTTACGGGTGGTTCCATTTCAcgtaggcttcgccttatgggcttacGGGACGTCCGACGTAAGGCGAAGCCTACGTGAAACGGAACTAGAGTTTTTATAATGTAACTCGTTTTGATTAGTTTTCAATGGCATCCGTGTCTTTCCGTAACACTGTGGTGCAATGTTTGGGGTCTGAAGTGCTTCTGTTTGGTCCGCTCTCGCAGGATCCTGCGTCCATGGCAGAACTCTGAGCCGCGCAGCATCACCAACACCACGCTCTGTACCAAGTGTGGCGGGGCAGGGCACATCTCGTCTGACTGCAAGTACACCAGGTAATAATaagtgcagatgacaaaaagacctaaatattatttagaattaaccatttcaaaagGACTTGATcgtttcattgtgctttaactagcaaaaatggaatacaccattgtatagtattgttcctgagctcaacttgcagcataaaagtaataatcataacatggacaaatgtaaaagggcataTCCATTTAGGTATACTCGCTTCTAGTTTACATTGcttctttattttattaaatttcTTTAATGGAAATAATCGATTTTAAAGAAATTCTGGATCgaaattgaatcgagaacaaataatATACAGTGCATTGATGAGTCGATACTCTTACCCAGCCCTAACGAACAGCACTCTGTGTCATACATTTAAATACATAAACAGTCGGGGATGACACGGTGAAGCCCGAAGGCCTCATTCCATCGTCCTCCCCGTCAGCATGAATGGAGCGACCTACCCAAACATGAGCGAGTGGCGTGTGGCGCCGAGACTCCCCCGTCCTGACTATACGcttcctcccaccccctccagcTCGTTCACCGCCCAGAGGGCCACGCCCGGAGAGCCCCCTCAGTCGGCCCAGGACAAGGCCCGCATGGACAAGGAGTACCTGTCCCTCATGGCGGAGCTGGGGGAGGCGCCCGTGCCGTCGTCCGGCGGGGGACACTCGCACCAAGGGGGCGGCAACCGCTCCAACAACTCCAACAACTCGCAGCAGGTCGGTCCGCTGCCCAGCTGCTCCGGCCCCTGATCCAGAGGCTCCATGTCAGGAGGCCGTTGCTAAGGCTGTGGGCTTTAAGGAGGCCTCCCTAGGGAGCCAACACTGTTGGAGGCGTCTACCGCCTGCTTGTCTCTGtcggtctgggggggggggggggggggggggggagtagaatGCACCGATCACTGCTAAGTGTGTGACAGAGGGGCCATTTATGTGGCATTAAAAAATAATGGACAAAGGTCCGTGACCTGTTTTATTGAAAAGAAGGGCTGTCCTTACTGCATACTATCACATTTAAATCCTCTAATTAAAGATTCTGAAGGTAGAATACTTTAACACCTAAACCTCTTGATATCCAGCGTAGATCACCACTCCAGAAACAGAATCTCAGTCGAGTTGGGGTAAGAGACGAAGGTGCTACTTGTTTAAAGCGTGGCTAATTAACATAGCTGAAAGACCTATCGGAACGagagtaaggcccaatcccatttctaccccttaccccttcaaagcGAGGGGTAaaggtaaggggtagaaatgggattgggcctaagagaCGTCATCACTGCCGACCTCGCTGATTAATGGTAACAGTGATCTTAACCCCCGCCCCCAACCTCACCCCACCCGCCATAGGCTGATGCATCGTGTTAGTAGATGGGTTCTGATGTCCTAACCACGTTGTGTGTCGGCCTTGCTTTGACAGAACCGTCCTCCATGGATGAACTCTGGTCCCTCTGAGAGCCGGAACTACCACGGCGGCATGCATGGAGGAGGGCACGGCGGGGGCCACGGAGGAGGCCACGGAGGAGGCCACGGGGGCCACGGCGGGAACCACGGCGGGAACCACGGAGGGGGCCACGGCGGGAACCACGGAGGGAACCACGGCGGGAACCACGGCGGGGGCCACGGAGGCGGTCACGGCGGGGGCCACGGTGGCGGCCATTCACTAGGGCACGGCGGGCACCACGGCTACCCGCCGCCCATGTCCAACATGGGAGGACCCCCCATGTCCCACAACCCCAACGGCATCCCGCCCCCATGGATgcagcccccgccgccccccatgGGCCAGGGTCACGGACACCACATGggtaagcccccccccacctctgcattcattcattcagtcacCCTCTTTGTTCTGTTGCTTAGAATTCAGCCCGGCGCCTTCAATGGACAGAATGTCTTATTGCACTTTTCGTTTTTTAAATGGGAATACATTGCAAGTTGGGATATTCAAATACCACCATTTGATTTGAATACCATTTCCCTAAATGCCTAGTTTTTATATAATCAGATATGCAAATGTTTCCCTCCTTGGTTCTTCATTAGTTTTGATACCAACTTTCCGTGTGCAGCTGCCCAATAGAAACCATCCCATGGTAACCTCaatctttctcccccctccccctgtaggTCTGTTGCCCCCTCCCATGGGCATGatgcccccacctcccccacctccgagcaaccagccccccccaccgccctctGGACCCCTGCCACCGTGGCAACAGcaggccccgcctcccccgccgACCAGCAGCATGGCGTCCAGTGCGTCcctgccatggcaacagagtAAGCCTGCCTGCATGACCTGCACACCAAGTAGGCTTAGAGGCCAAGACCCAAGTCAGAGCTTTTGTTCATGAGTcgctttgtttctttttttcgttCTAACAATGTTTCTCTTTGGTTGAACCCCAGCGGTCCAAAATCAATCTAAATATTGGAAGCTGGTGGATTGACATTACGGGTGGTGTTGGGGTGTTGATCGGACATGGTACTGAGTTGTGTCACAGGCGTCGTCTAGACTAGCATTGTCTGTAATGATGCGGGGGCCTGCTGCTTGAGGTCGTTGCGGTGGGGCACAATGGGCCGCACGCTGTACAGTAACGGGACTAAAACGAGTGGAATCAGGGACGATGACGTCAAGATGTCTTCTGCTGggcaggctggtagactgatccatccaggGTACGTCCAGGTGGACAGCGcccccttgtgatgtcagaagaggcccgTTTTCAGAAcgggcctcttctgacatcacgggtgggcgtgtccacctgtgatgtcagaagaggcccgTTTCCCAAACGGCTTGTGCCGGCCGATCCCGCTCTAAccttaagcccccccccccccccccccccacctctccaacagataccaccaccacctccagcgcGGCCAGCGGCTCCCTGCCCCCctggcagcagccccagcagtcggccgccgccggcccccagccgccgccgcccatgACCAACCCGTCCATGGTCCCGCCTCCGCCGGGCGTCCAGCCGCCGCTGCCCCCGGGTGCaccgcctccccccccgccgcctccgcccGGCTCCAGCGGCATGATGTACgcgccgccccctcccccaccgcccATGGACCCCTCCAACTTTGTCACCATGATGGGGATGGGGGTCCCAGGCATGCCCCCCTTCGGCATGCCTCCAGcgccaccccctccacccccgaaTTAACCCTCTCACACCCACAGGAGAGGCCTCCATCCAAAATTTGTTTAagaacccccaccaccaccaccatcatcaccagaCAGCCATCAACACATTATCAACAGACTGATGAGAGATTCTCCGTGTTCATCCGTACTTCCACTCAAAAATGAAAAACctgtgctttatttttttattggtccttggCGTTGTGACGGTATATCGGAAACGATGAAAAAAGACGGAGGTGTAAATTTGCGTAATTTAATTATTTCCTGTTTTTAAAAGTTTgtatcctgtttttttttttgttttttttcagccACGAAGAAATGTCTGTTTCAATACAAAAATGTTTCTGGTGCAAAATGTACGTTGTGCAATTGACCCGTTTTTTCAATTTGGCTCTAGAGTTTGTCTTTTTCTCATTCTGCTCGTGAACCACAAGGCCTGAGGTAGCTCTTAACTTTATTTGCTGGTAGGGATGTTGTGGTTTCAATTTCCATTTAGCCAGAGCTACTTAAGTTTGAGACCTGGTTTAATTACAGTTTTTGCATGAGTGTTCAAATAAACCCACCGGGCTGCATTAAGCAGACATGACTTAAATTTGTGACGGTTTCATTCTTTTGGTTTGACGCAAATGAGATTAATATTTTTGTAGCAAAATATGATGTGCGCGGCGCCAGTTCTTCAGTCCTCGGCCGACCCGCAGAGCTGAACATTTTTGTAACTCCTCGTATAGCTTCTTAAATATTCCAGGTTctggtttgtgtatttttttttctgattttacGATTGCTTTAagccaggggtcaccaacctttttgaacctgtgagctacttcatgggtactgagtcatacgaagggcacccagtttgatactcttctgaaataacatttgctcagtttgcctttagttatctattattaatattgattaatgatactcatctatgtgaagaaactgatcatgttaatgatttctcacaataattatcaacaatgacttaaaggtgggaaagagttcttgaatgagttgtgctattttcagaacaggcctgcggcCCCTCATATAGTCCTTGCGGGCACTGTGATGGTGACCCTTGCTTTAAGCAATCCCTAGCCCCAATTGTAGTTCAGCTGGTTCCTTCCGACCAGGGGACTAGATGCAGCAGTATACTGCTATGCACCCTGAACGACTTGAACAACGCGGAAGTCTTGAATGTTTTCCACGTAAATGTAGCGGTGTGCAGTGAGTGTATTTTTGTTGCttccgttatttttattttgtcccCCCCGTATTGATTTGATGGCATTTGACTTTTTTCCAGGATTCTGTCTGGTGTTATTGGTTCTAGCCTGAATAAATAGCTGTTGAAATCTTGCCTGATTCCGAATAAACGTATCAATTATACAAGGTTTCGATTGTGTTTCATCATGTACAcctggccgtcgcaactgtggcctagccacggtaggctcttgtacatacgtcatcacgtcgtaacacgtcatcaccaagcgtcctctgcatggaccataattcTGAAAAGTATGCCGCCAGTCAATAGTTTTACCAACAATGgacaacacagaacacagttcgcactttgctgagtctgttgcttatttggagcctaTGGTCGCGGATTCTCCCAAATACATCGGTCTTCTCCAACTGTGCCTGGAAGGCatcgtctgcccaaatggctaacagacactcgacttctctatgggaccaacgtgaaccaacagttgaaccgcttaacgccatgtttaccgtttaatgggaaagaaggctcgtcgcctttattatgtccatggtcgtcgcatggactatacgtcatccagctcaggttgggTAGCCATGCGTGTgccggctcattagcatctgtaccgtggcggcccgtaccgtagcgcagcacacctctcccaagtggccaagttggcctggactggccagactggccaaactcacactggcagatttgagcacggatAGGTGTGAAAACGCCaaggccagatggcctagtgtgagtgcacccttactGTTCTACTTTCTTCTGAGGATATACTTGGAATGGGCGCACTGGGAAGTGGCCAAGCCAGTTATTACTTTATCGGCAAACTGCCCGATCTCTATTGAATAATTTCTCATTCGTGACTTTTTTGGGCTTTGGACAATCACAGCGATAATAATTGAGCAACGACAAGAGGTGTAACACGGAAAAGGTTTAAAAACCGGTGGAGAATATTCCGCTGTATGAGAAGCGCCCAGCACATGCAGGAGAGAGCGTCACTGGTCCATGTGGAACCGGCTCCTCATTGGACCGCTCCATCAGGGGCACCGCCCCCCTTCATATAAATACAACTCCACGCATGCCATAGGTCGGCCGCCTGTTCACAGGAGGAAGACGAATAAGGAAGGCAAAGTGTGACTTGCCTGTTAACTTCCACAGTTGCCATCCTTTTAAATTGCCGTCTTTAATCTGCTGTCTTTCTAAATTTGAGGTAAATTATAAGAACCCAATATGGCTAAACCGCTGACAGACCAGGAGAAGAGGAAACAAATCTCCGTTCGTGGACTGGCCGGGGTAGAAAACGTGACGGATATTAAGTCCAATTTCAACCGCCACCTCCACTATACTCTTGTAAAGGACCGCAACGTCGCCACCAAAAGGGACTACTATTTCGCTTTGGCAAACACTGTTCGTGACCATTTGGTCGGACGATGGATCCGGACGCAGCAGCACTACTATGAAAAAGACCCCAAAGTAAGTATTAGGGGCCATTGCCGCAGCCTGCAGACCCTGCAGGCGCTCCTG from Gadus morhua chromosome 17, gadMor3.0, whole genome shotgun sequence includes these protein-coding regions:
- the sf1 gene encoding splicing factor 1 isoform X2 — translated: MVGLNPEFKPPADYKPPATRVNDKVMIPQDEYPEINFVGLLIGPRGNTLKNIEKECCAKIMIRGKGSVKEGKVGRKDGQMLPGEDEPLHALVTANTMENVKKAVEQIRNILKQGIETPEDQNDLRKMQLRELARLNGTLREDDNRILRPWQNSEPRSITNTTLCTKCGGAGHISSDCKYTSSFTAQRATPGEPPQSAQDKARMDKEYLSLMAELGEAPVPSSGGGHSHQGGGNRSNNSNNSQQNRPPWMNSGPSESRNYHGGMHGGGHGGGHGGGHGGGHGGHGGNHGGNHGGGHGGNHGGNHGGNHGGGHGGGHGGGHGGGHSLGHGGHHGYPPPMSNMGGPPMSHNPNGIPPPWMQPPPPPMGQGHGHHMGLLPPPMGMMPPPPPPPSNQPPPPPSGPLPPWQQQAPPPPPTSSMASSASLPWQQNTTTTSSAASGSLPPWQQPQQSAAAGPQPPPPMTNPSMVPPPPGVQPPLPPGAPPPPPPPPPGSSGMMYAPPPPPPPMDPSNFVTMMGMGVPGMPPFGMPPAPPPPPPN
- the sf1 gene encoding splicing factor 1 isoform X1, translated to MATGANATPLGKLHPSIGAKRGFESGPGAGNGLMPTPGPPAAFPAPQTFQPPMPTVSFPAPSQFNTVATFPVPPQQLSPVAVAMSKADLGQKKSRKRSRWSCETPDQKTIIPGMPTVIPPGLTRDQERAYIVQLQIEDLTRKLRTGDLGIPVNPEDRSPSPEPIYNSEGKRLNTREYRTRKKLEEERHSLITEMVGLNPEFKPPADYKPPATRVNDKVMIPQDEYPEINFVGLLIGPRGNTLKNIEKECCAKIMIRGKGSVKEGKVGRKDGQMLPGEDEPLHALVTANTMENVKKAVEQIRNILKQGIETPEDQNDLRKMQLRELARLNGTLREDDNRILRPWQNSEPRSITNTTLCTKCGGAGHISSDCKYTSSFTAQRATPGEPPQSAQDKARMDKEYLSLMAELGEAPVPSSGGGHSHQGGGNRSNNSNNSQQNRPPWMNSGPSESRNYHGGMHGGGHGGGHGGGHGGGHGGHGGNHGGNHGGGHGGNHGGNHGGNHGGGHGGGHGGGHGGGHSLGHGGHHGYPPPMSNMGGPPMSHNPNGIPPPWMQPPPPPMGQGHGHHMGLLPPPMGMMPPPPPPPSNQPPPPPSGPLPPWQQQAPPPPPTSSMASSASLPWQQNTTTTSSAASGSLPPWQQPQQSAAAGPQPPPPMTNPSMVPPPPGVQPPLPPGAPPPPPPPPPGSSGMMYAPPPPPPPMDPSNFVTMMGMGVPGMPPFGMPPAPPPPPPN